Part of the Thermodesulfovibrionales bacterium genome is shown below.
ATGGTTGTCTGGGGAAAACCGTTGAACTTACGTATCACAGTCATCGCAGAAGAAAATAAGATTAAGAGAGTGATAGAGAGCGTAGTGAGCGGCCAGCAGATACAATACTGGAAGGAGCTGTAGGTTCTTCGGATGGGAAGAGCAGGGGTCATCGATGTTCGGGACGGGTGGAAAGGCAACGAAGCTTTAACAATCTATCTCTTCGGCAGCCGCGGAGGAAAATATGAGTTCGAAAAGACCGTTGATTTCACTCCCCCGGCATCTCCGGCAAATCTCTTTGAAGACATTACGGAATTCTATCTGAGCCTCCCCGTCAGCTCCCTAAACTTCAGAATGCTTAGTCTTCCTTTCTCCGACAGTCAAAAGCTGAAAAGCATCATTCCCTTCGAGCTTGACGGGCTCATCTTAGGCGGGTCCGAAAGCATCGTCTTTGATTCGGTCGTAATGGATCAATCCGCGGACACTCATGATGTGGTTGTGACGTACATCGAGAGGAGGAGCCTCAGGGAAATCCTGGCAGGTCTCTCATTGGCAGGTATGGATCCCCAGGTCGTGACGTCGATCGAACTCCAGGCGATTCTCGGTAAGGCCGATGGCGATATCGCATCCCATCTCATGAGCCCCGGAAGTTTGAGTCCCGATGAAAGGATTGATGCTGCGGGGAAAGAGCTTATTTCACCCACGATTAATCTCAGAACCGGCCCCTTCGCCTTTACGAGAGACAGTGAGAAGATGAAGAAGTCATTGCGGGTCACGGAAATCCTCGCCGTCTTGCTGGCATTGGTGATCAATGCGGATCTTGCCTTCAAAATTATTGCCGAAAGGAAGGAAGTATCTGCGGTAAAAAAAGAGATGCGAAGTCTTTATACCGGCCTTTTCCCGAATGACAAGAAGATAACCGATGAATTATATCAGCTGAAGTCGAAGATGAAGGAACTGAGGGAGAGGGGAGAAACGATAGCAGGAGTCTCGCCTCTGCAGCTCATGACGGATCTCGCTCAGAGGACGGTTCCGGGAGTGAAGTTCGATGAGATGAATCTCGATAGAGAAGTCGTCACCGTCAAAGGTGAGGCAGTCTCGATGGAGAGCGTGGATAGGGTGAAGACGAAGCTTTCGGAATTCCTCAACGATGTTACCGCCTCGGATATAAAGTCCTCTGTGGAGGGAAAGATCCTCTTTACCGTTGTCGCAAAGGTCCGGCCGTCATGACACTGAGAGAAGCCGGATCAAGGATAATGCATCTTTCCGCTCCCGTGCTCTCAGGCCTGAGGGAGGGGAGCAATCAGGAAGACCGACGCAACGCGGTCCTTATCCTCGTCCTAATCGCTCTCTGCATTCTCATCGTTCCTCTCTTCATCGCGGAGACTGCTTCGAAAAGAGAAGCACACGCGGTCCGGGCGAAACTCAAGGAGGTATCGGCTGTGGCGGCGGAGTACCGGTCCTTAAAAGAGCGTACCGACGCCCTTGAACAGCGGAAATCCCTGGCGACTTCAAAGGTGAACGGTATTCCCCAGGCGATGGATGAGATATCTTCCTCGCTCGGTCTCAAAGGAAAGGTTAAGGCGGTAAAGGCGATCGGGAAGAGGGAGGTTGCCGGCGGCAGCGAAGAGACCGAGGAGGTCCAGATCGAAAAGGTGACGATGAATGAGCTCGTGAATATGCTCTATGCGATTGACGATGCACCGATGATGCTTTCCCTCCGGAGGCTCTCGATGAAGAAGACCTTCGAGAATCCTGAATTGCTCAACGCGAGTCTGACACTCTCATTCTTTACGAAGAAGTGAAGAAGGCCGTTATCGTCATCTCCTCCCTTGTCTTGCTCGTCGTAGGTTCCTGGCTTGTCATTCTGCCGGAACAATTCTTCATAGGCCTCATCGAGAATGGACTCGATTCGGAAGATCTCCATCTAAAGACGGAGGGGTTCAGCAAGGGACTTTTTTTGAGCTTCAGCGCTGAAAAAATCGTCCTCATGAAACGGGGGCACTTCCGGCAAGGCGAAAAGGACGGAGAGAAGCCTCCCCTGTCCGAAACCGCGATCGTGAGTTTCGACGATGTCCGGGGGAAGATAAACCTCCTCTCTCTCATAAGATTCAGTCCCGCTCTCGATTTCGACTGCACCGTCAACGGTGGAAGGGTTAGGGGTGAGATAGGACTCGCCGGGAATGGGAGGTCAAGAATAGACGGCGCCGGCATCCGGCTGCAGGGCATCC
Proteins encoded:
- a CDS encoding GspL/Epsl periplasmic domain-containing protein — translated: MGRAGVIDVRDGWKGNEALTIYLFGSRGGKYEFEKTVDFTPPASPANLFEDITEFYLSLPVSSLNFRMLSLPFSDSQKLKSIIPFELDGLILGGSESIVFDSVVMDQSADTHDVVVTYIERRSLREILAGLSLAGMDPQVVTSIELQAILGKADGDIASHLMSPGSLSPDERIDAAGKELISPTINLRTGPFAFTRDSEKMKKSLRVTEILAVLLALVINADLAFKIIAERKEVSAVKKEMRSLYTGLFPNDKKITDELYQLKSKMKELRERGETIAGVSPLQLMTDLAQRTVPGVKFDEMNLDREVVTVKGEAVSMESVDRVKTKLSEFLNDVTASDIKSSVEGKILFTVVAKVRPS
- the gspN gene encoding type II secretion system protein GspN, producing MKKAVIVISSLVLLVVGSWLVILPEQFFIGLIENGLDSEDLHLKTEGFSKGLFLSFSAEKIVLMKRGHFRQGEKDGEKPPLSETAIVSFDDVRGKINLLSLIRFSPALDFDCTVNGGRVRGEIGLAGNGRSRIDGAGIRLQGIPLFELIGVHGDGNLSVALSLDNGKGEAKFSVDDARFKAASFGGAFVPLDLFHMAKGALIVNTGTIDLQSFALYGNGVYARIKGSVKESNLNMNLELMMDSSFEAGAALQPLLERY